Proteins encoded within one genomic window of Mya arenaria isolate MELC-2E11 chromosome 13, ASM2691426v1:
- the LOC128213171 gene encoding cytochrome P450 10-like, with product MAAMKSSSSFLKTIRPSNLLKRVVSTSPTPQTNAEAHAFIMQGDRAATCPFRHTLDVENIWRHNAQTEEITSSSCTTKSFEEIPGPKGLPIVGTLFDYFKKDGLRFNRMHEAYKKRAIEHGPIYKEQIATISTVVISDPEEYSKVIRAEGKYPERREMEPIAHYRRTKNLDLGLVNDQGENWYKLRTVTAPKMLKMKEVQDFCGPMNEVGDDFVTHLAHCRQQNHEVMGLEKELFKWAFESIGTFLFEERIGCFSKPTPGKAQDFIDHLQEYFKYLQPLMFNVPLYKIYPTKLWKKFEYHSDNVFRLGRYFINKKVAELEEQRSSISSESSSTDGEAERVPFLTYMLSQESLTTDDALSTAVDLLAAATETTSNAMLWTLYCLAENPEAQQRLYEETRAVLGDSTEINAQNLGKLTYVKAVLKESLRKYPITWATSRITQEDIEVCGHNIPAGTHIQANLYGMFQDEKLFPDNDSFKPERWLRENKMDQTLKSLSSLIWGHGARMCIGRRFAEQEIHIILTKIVQNFRLQYDREPVEATLNTVMTPDRPMVIKFVPRS from the exons ATGGCAGCAATGAAATCTAGCAGCAGCTTTTTGAAGACAATACGTCCCAGTAATCTCCTGAAAAGGGTCGTCTCTACATCCCCGACCCCACAGACAAACGCAGAAGCCCACGCTTTTATCATGCAAGGCGACAGAGCAGCAACC TGCCCTTTCCGACACACACTAGATGTGGAAAATATATGGCGGCATAACGCACAAACCGAGGAAATAACAAGCTCATCATGTACGACAAAAAGTTTCGAGGAAATACCAGGACCAAAAGGTCTGCCAATAGTTGGAACCCTGTTTGACTACTTCAAAAAAGACGGACTAAGATTTAACAGAATGCACGAg GCATACAAAAAACGAGCAATAGAACACGGACCAATATACAAAGAACAGATAGCAACAATAAGCACAGTGGTGATAAGTGACCCCGAGGAATATTCCAAGGTCATCAGGGCAGAGGGAAAGTACCCAGAGAGGCGAGAGATGGAGCCAATTGCCCACTATCGGCGAACAAAGAACCTTGACCTTGGGCTCGTCAATGA ccAGGGTGAGAACTGGTACAAGCTGAGGACGGTGACGGCGCCCAAGATGTTGAAGATGAAGGAGGTTCAGGATTTCTGCGGGCCTATGAATGAGGTGGGTGACGACTTTGTGACCCATCTGGCGCACTGCAGACAGCAGAACCACGAGGTGATGGGGCTCGAAAAGGAGCTGTTCAAGTGGGCATTCGAAT CAATTGGTACATTTCTGTTTGAGGAACGGATAGGGTGCTTTTCCAAGCCGACCCCCGGAAAAGCACAAGACTTTATTGATCATCTACAAGAATATTTCAAATACCTTCAACCACTCATGTTCAACGTgccattgtataaaatatacccTACCAAACTGTGGAAGAAGTTCGAATACCATTCCGACAATGTCTTTCGACTGGGGagatattttatcaacaaa AAAGTGGCGGAGCTGGAGGAACAGAGAAGCAGCATTTCCTCCGAGTCTTCCAGCACCGACGGCGAGGCTGAGCGCGTTCCCTTCTTGACCTATATGCTCTCACAGGAGTCCCTTACCACCGACGACGCGCTCTCAACCGCCGTCGACCTGCTCGCAGCCGCCACAGAAACG actTCCAACGCGATGTTGTGGACCTTGTACTGTCTGGCGGAGAACCCCGAGGCTCAGCAGCGCCTATACGAGGAAACAAGGGCGGTGCTGGGGGACAGCACAGAGATTAACGCTCAAAACTTAGGAAAACTCACCTACGTCAAGGCGGTACTTAAGGAATCACTCAG AAAGTACCCGATCACGTGGGCAACCAGCAGAATCACCCAGGAGGACATCGAGGTGTGCGGTCACAATATCCCGGCCGGG ACCCATATCCAAGCGAACCTGTACGGAATGTTCCAAGACGAAAAGCTCTTTCCTGACAACGACAGCTTCAAACCTGAGAGATGGCTACGAGAAAACAAGATGGACCAGACACTCAAGAGTCTCTCTAGTCTCATATGGGGGCATGGAGCACGCATGTGTATCG GAAGACGATTTGCTGAGCAAGAAATACACATTATCCTGACCAAG ATTGTTCAAAACTTCCGATTGCAATACGACCGGGAACCAGTGGAGGCGACTCTGAACACTGTGATGACTCCTGACCGCCCAATGGTCATCAAATTTGTTCCACGATCATAA